A genomic stretch from Neomonachus schauinslandi chromosome 16, ASM220157v2, whole genome shotgun sequence includes:
- the LOC123323173 gene encoding LOW QUALITY PROTEIN: zinc finger protein 678-like (The sequence of the model RefSeq protein was modified relative to this genomic sequence to represent the inferred CDS: deleted 1 base in 1 codon), with the protein MFSQSSRLNTPKTIHTGEKSFIFKECGKDFDWHSALPQHQGMHTGEKPYRCEECGKTFKVCSSVNRHKRIHTGEKPYKCEECGKAFNQQSSLTEHHRIHNGEKPYKCEECGKAFIQRSHLISHHRIHTGEKPYKCKEXXXXTGEKPYKCKECGKAFNQRSHLISHHRIHIREKPYKCKECGKAFSQHSHLIRHHRIHTGEKPYKCEECGKAFNRHSYLTQHHIIHTGEKPYQCKECGKAFNQHSSLIHHNRIHTGEKPYKCKECGKAFKHDSTLTQHHRIHTGEKPYQCKECGKAFIQHSQLISHNRIHTGEKPYKCKECGKAFNHNSSLTYHHRIHTGEKPYKCKECGKAFKQHSKLTRHLRIHTGEKPYKCKACGKAFKQHSHLTNHYRIHTREKPNKCKECGKDFKQW; encoded by the exons ATGTTTAGTCAATCATCAAGACTAAATACACCTAAGACAATCCATACTGGAgagaaaagtttcatttttaaggaaTGTGGCAAGGACTTTGACTGGCACTCAGCACTACCTCAACATCAGGGGAtgcatactggagagaaaccgtACAGATGCGAAGAATGTGGTAAAACCTTTAAGGTCTGCTCATCAGTAAATAGACATAAGCGAatccatactggagagaaaccttacaaatgtgAAGAATGTGGCAAGGCCTTTAACCAGCAGTCAAGCCTCACTgaacatcacagaattcataatggagagaaaccttacaaatgtgAAGAATGTGGCAAGGCCTTTATCCAGCGCTCACACCTTATTAGTCATCACAGAatccatactggagagaaaccttacaaatgtaaAGAATGNNNNNNNNNNactggagagaaaccttacaaatgtaaagaatgtggcaagGCCTTTAATCAGCGCTCACACCTTATTAGTCATCACAGAATTCATATTAGagagaaaccttataaatgtaaagaatgtggcaagGCCTTTAGCCAGCACTCACACCTTATTCgacatcacagaattcatactggagagaaaccttacaaatgtgaggaatgtgggaaggcctttaatAGGCATTCTTACCTTACTCAACATCACataattcatactggagagaaaccttaccaatgtaaagaatgtggcaaAGCCTTTAACCAGCACTCAAGCCTTATTCACCATAACAGAatccatactggagagaaaccttataaatgtaaagaatgtggcaaAGCCTTTAAACATGACTCTACACTTACTCAGcatcacagaattcatactggagagaaaccttaccaatgtaaagaatgtggcaagGCCTTTATCCAGCACTCACAACTTATTAGTCATaacagaattcatactggagagaaaccctacaaatgtaaagaatgtggcaaAGCCTTTAATCACAACTCAAGCCTTACTTACcatcacagaattcatactggagagaaaccttataaatgtaaagaatgtggcaaAGCCTTTAAACAGCACTCAAAACTTACTCGACATCtcagaattcatactggagagaaaccttataaatgtaaagCATGTGGCAAGGCCTTTAAACAGCACTCACACCTTACTAATCATTACAGAATACATACTAGAGAGAAACCT aacaaatgtaaagaatgtggcaagGACTTTAAGCAATGGTAA